Proteins from a single region of Candidatus Babeliales bacterium:
- a CDS encoding translocation/assembly module TamB domain-containing protein gives MRFLLMALLAILLGFSASIYLLQHNEQFKITTQQKLQTLFDSMFDCESQCTLKELSILPLLLTANQIKVKAPDKTSWEWQAESFSLKSSWINFLLSSNLGLEIILDSVRAQSTIDNNSLAIVEHLKKFILDAEDIPVSLKSLIIRKGLLHIIGNNKSIEGILAFSSESAVIADQFRSTLYITDGNLSIKSMPILQALTLHANIEKRPAVIPKKGLSIFAEGNMHLPIFPKGYQKCYISTHVKHGDATLLLRNKAHKFLCELNHNTDNNQTRVKGLIPLNYLQNIWPISSPVNGVAQFDMHIDHTNDNIMNGSLTIQDIYYNNMPIGSLTLTFHKESTNWTGTIRLINDEMQYTGDWTYNQSNKEVSLSLHNSSQIAAKATGSWVIEPYDFTFNILSNSESMTGNYKIKCTHKKLHDYIETKGNISLKDALLTLTGTLNKYNYAIEALLTPNFILQKFFCTDENNNILVTTNFKEKNNITLLIDYQAIRSLLAYWLDQDIRGKGIVEINLGLENDHQIMGNISMKDGHIQVPQTYNFIHQLNGNIAFNLDKKTLIVSDGSAELTEGVMRMHRATILWDDKLQKFFMHAPFLLENVFLNLERELFAVLSGALLLCTNDANGLTCKGNISIDKSECKKNIFSIDAQQSITSKLFRPVSGYNILCDIALTTHDPLHIKTFFLTTDVNVGLSIKNRINNPEILGSISLTSGILNFPYKPLYITRAHVYFLPHQLDDPAIELIAKGKIKKYHITLRITGSLKHPHIVFEATPPLTEEQIITLLLAGSEEGSFALAMPTMVMQNLQQLMFGSDQSLSKVESYFNAILSPLKHIRIVPSFVDQMGRGGFRGGIEIEVSERLRALIQKNFSLTEDTKFEVEYLLSDDITIRGIKDERSDLGGEVEMRWKF, from the coding sequence ATGAGATTTCTATTGATGGCTCTGTTAGCTATCTTGTTAGGATTTAGTGCAAGTATCTATTTGTTACAACATAATGAGCAATTCAAAATAACTACCCAGCAAAAATTACAAACATTATTTGATTCAATGTTTGATTGTGAAAGCCAATGTACCTTAAAAGAACTCAGTATTCTTCCATTACTTTTGACCGCGAATCAAATAAAAGTTAAGGCGCCTGATAAAACTTCGTGGGAGTGGCAAGCGGAAAGTTTTTCGCTCAAAAGCTCTTGGATTAATTTTTTATTATCGAGCAATTTGGGACTTGAAATAATTCTAGATTCAGTTCGTGCTCAATCAACAATTGATAATAATTCACTTGCTATTGTTGAACATCTAAAAAAATTTATTTTAGATGCAGAAGATATTCCTGTATCTTTAAAAAGTTTAATAATTCGTAAAGGATTATTGCATATTATTGGAAATAACAAATCAATAGAGGGAATACTTGCTTTTTCTAGTGAATCAGCGGTCATTGCAGATCAGTTTAGGTCTACTTTATATATAACTGACGGTAATTTATCTATTAAATCAATGCCGATATTACAAGCATTAACTTTGCACGCAAATATTGAAAAGCGTCCTGCAGTAATACCAAAAAAAGGATTATCGATTTTTGCCGAAGGCAATATGCATTTGCCGATTTTTCCAAAAGGATATCAAAAATGTTATATTTCTACCCATGTAAAACATGGTGACGCTACGCTGCTGTTGCGCAATAAAGCACATAAATTTTTATGTGAACTTAATCATAATACTGATAATAATCAGACAAGAGTCAAAGGGCTTATACCACTTAATTATTTACAGAATATATGGCCTATTTCTAGTCCTGTAAATGGTGTTGCGCAATTTGATATGCATATTGATCATACTAATGATAATATTATGAATGGTTCTCTTACGATTCAAGATATATATTATAATAATATGCCCATTGGATCATTAACATTAACCTTTCATAAAGAAAGTACGAATTGGACTGGCACTATTAGATTGATAAATGATGAAATGCAATATACGGGTGACTGGACATATAATCAATCAAATAAAGAAGTTTCTCTTTCATTGCATAATTCTTCACAGATTGCTGCAAAAGCTACCGGTAGTTGGGTTATTGAACCATATGATTTTACCTTTAATATTTTATCAAATTCAGAAAGTATGACTGGTAACTATAAGATAAAATGTACCCATAAGAAACTGCATGATTATATTGAAACAAAAGGGAACATTTCACTTAAAGATGCATTATTAACTCTTACTGGAACTTTAAATAAATATAATTATGCAATTGAAGCACTGTTAACACCCAATTTTATATTGCAAAAGTTTTTTTGTACTGATGAAAATAATAATATTTTAGTAACAACAAATTTTAAAGAAAAAAATAATATAACACTGTTAATTGATTATCAAGCGATTCGATCATTACTTGCTTATTGGCTTGATCAGGATATTCGTGGAAAAGGGATTGTTGAAATAAACCTAGGTTTGGAAAATGACCATCAAATAATGGGTAACATTAGTATGAAAGATGGCCATATCCAAGTGCCGCAAACATATAATTTTATTCATCAACTCAATGGCAATATTGCATTCAATTTAGATAAAAAAACGTTGATTGTATCGGATGGAAGCGCAGAGCTTACTGAAGGAGTTATGCGCATGCATCGTGCAACCATTTTGTGGGATGATAAGCTGCAGAAATTTTTTATGCATGCGCCATTTTTACTTGAAAATGTTTTTTTAAATTTAGAAAGAGAATTATTTGCGGTACTTTCTGGTGCTTTATTATTATGTACCAATGATGCAAATGGCTTAACTTGTAAGGGAAATATTTCTATAGATAAAAGTGAATGCAAAAAAAATATTTTTTCTATAGATGCGCAACAAAGTATTACAAGTAAATTATTTCGCCCAGTAAGTGGTTATAATATTTTGTGTGATATTGCACTTACAACGCATGATCCATTACATATTAAGACTTTTTTTTTAACAACTGATGTAAATGTTGGATTATCTATAAAAAATCGCATTAATAATCCTGAAATTTTAGGCTCTATTTCATTAACATCAGGTATATTAAATTTTCCTTATAAACCATTATACATTACGCGAGCACATGTTTATTTTTTACCTCATCAGCTTGATGATCCGGCGATTGAATTAATTGCCAAAGGAAAAATCAAAAAATATCATATTACTTTACGTATAACTGGTTCATTAAAGCATCCGCATATTGTCTTTGAAGCTACGCCGCCATTGACTGAAGAACAAATTATAACTTTATTACTCGCAGGCTCAGAGGAAGGATCATTTGCATTGGCAATGCCTACAATGGTAATGCAGAATTTACAACAGTTAATGTTTGGCTCAGATCAATCATTATCAAAAGTTGAAAGTTACTTTAATGCGATTTTAAGCCCTTTAAAACATATTCGCATTGTACCGAGTTTTGTAGATCAAATGGGGCGTGGTGGATTTCGTGGCGGCATTGAAATAGAAGTTTCAGAACGGCTCCGTGCTTTAATACAGAAAAATTTTAGTTTAACTGAAGATACTAAATTTGAAGTAGAATATCTGTTATCAGATGATATCACTATTCGTGGTATAAAAGATGAGCGCAGTGATTTAGGAGGTGAAGTTGAAATGAGATGGAAGTTTTAA
- the gspE gene encoding type II secretion system ATPase GspE: MAKHDIGKILLEQKKITQQQFDECVQSVEKTGKDLSRCFIEKGYATTEDIGQAFAQFLDISFINKITEKMAEPALLARIPLRFLRQHIIIPVMMDDRITILTANPHEFQPIDELNLLLGGDTNTAVSTKEIIIDAINRYYPLEGAKQMIEELEEEKGFPEAVELAEIEEKDILAMAAEAPIIKLVNHILVQAVKRGASDIHIEPFEKEMRVRYRIDGVMYPAFTPPKRAQAALISRIKIMANLNIAEKRIPQDGRIEIKVADKAIDIRVSVLPTQFGERIVMRLLDKTRTFKKLKDLGFSERDYEVIERNIARPNGIIFVSGPTGSGKTSTLYSVLNKLNTPEVNIVTVEDPVEYQMKGVGQVQVREKIGLTFAAALRSILRQDPDIIMIGETRDQETAQIAIQAALTGHLVLSTIHTNNAPASITRLIDMGIEPFLIASSVICVVAQRLVRTLCPLCKQVYKPTTEELESIGISPAQAEQITFYKAVGCEECMNTGYKGRIAIFEIMEMTHDIAKLTMEQADMSVIRKQAVADGMTLLVSDGIRKIKEGITTIAEVARVAAVEEEEII, translated from the coding sequence CTACCGAAGATATTGGACAAGCATTTGCCCAGTTTCTTGATATTTCTTTTATTAATAAAATTACTGAAAAAATGGCAGAACCAGCATTACTTGCGCGCATACCGTTACGTTTTTTGCGTCAGCATATCATCATACCTGTTATGATGGATGACCGCATTACTATTCTTACTGCCAATCCTCATGAATTTCAACCTATTGATGAATTAAATTTATTGCTTGGCGGTGATACGAATACCGCAGTATCTACCAAAGAAATAATTATTGATGCGATCAATAGGTATTACCCGTTAGAGGGTGCCAAGCAGATGATTGAGGAGCTTGAAGAAGAAAAAGGATTTCCTGAAGCGGTTGAATTAGCAGAAATCGAGGAAAAAGATATTTTGGCAATGGCCGCTGAAGCGCCAATTATTAAATTAGTAAATCATATTTTAGTGCAAGCAGTTAAACGAGGCGCTTCTGATATTCATATTGAACCATTCGAAAAAGAAATGCGCGTACGGTATCGTATTGATGGGGTTATGTATCCTGCTTTTACGCCGCCCAAGCGTGCACAAGCGGCACTTATTTCACGTATAAAAATTATGGCGAACTTAAATATTGCCGAAAAACGGATTCCACAAGATGGCCGTATTGAGATTAAAGTTGCTGATAAAGCTATTGATATTCGTGTTTCAGTTTTACCAACACAATTTGGTGAACGTATAGTAATGCGTTTACTTGATAAAACACGTACGTTTAAAAAATTAAAAGATCTTGGATTTAGTGAGCGTGATTATGAAGTTATTGAACGTAATATTGCTAGGCCAAATGGTATTATTTTTGTTTCAGGGCCAACCGGTTCTGGTAAAACATCTACGTTGTATTCGGTGCTTAATAAATTAAATACGCCTGAGGTAAATATTGTTACTGTCGAAGATCCGGTTGAATATCAAATGAAAGGTGTAGGGCAAGTTCAAGTACGAGAAAAAATTGGGTTAACTTTCGCAGCAGCTTTAAGATCTATTTTACGTCAAGATCCTGATATTATTATGATTGGTGAAACCCGTGATCAAGAAACGGCTCAAATTGCAATTCAAGCAGCACTCACTGGACATCTTGTTTTAAGTACTATTCATACCAATAATGCGCCAGCAAGTATTACCCGTTTAATTGATATGGGCATTGAACCATTCTTAATAGCTTCTTCGGTTATTTGTGTGGTTGCACAACGACTAGTTCGTACTTTGTGTCCGCTATGCAAACAAGTTTATAAACCAACTACTGAAGAGTTAGAAAGTATCGGTATAAGTCCTGCGCAAGCGGAACAGATTACTTTTTATAAAGCAGTAGGTTGTGAAGAATGTATGAATACCGGTTATAAAGGACGTATTGCCATTTTTGAAATTATGGAAATGACACACGATATTGCAAAGCTTACTATGGAACAAGCCGATATGTCAGTTATTCGAAAACAAGCAGTTGCTGATGGTATGACTTTATTGGTAAGTGATGGTATTCGTAAAATAAAAGAAGGTATTACAACTATAGCAGAAGTTGCTCGTGTTGCAGCGGTGGAGGAAGAAGAAATAATATGA